One part of the Parabacteroides distasonis ATCC 8503 genome encodes these proteins:
- a CDS encoding potassium channel family protein — protein MKYLVIGLGNLGRAIAKDLTRVGNEVIGVDMDLHRVDMLKNDIAGAIALDSTDKEALSTLPLSEMDAIIVTFGKDFGTSVQTVALLKSLDAGKLIVRAISSIHETVIRAIGVSEIITPEEDFSTMYTSQASLGGLFRHWYKVTDTEHLYKIKTPATLVGQTIKNIDFEENFGIHLIAIERPYEKKNLIGLTQTEYKVISRITEELVIEADDLLILFGKMELLNKIANI, from the coding sequence ATGAAATATTTAGTAATCGGATTAGGGAATTTAGGACGTGCGATAGCGAAGGACTTGACACGTGTCGGCAATGAGGTGATCGGCGTAGACATGGATCTGCATCGTGTCGATATGCTAAAGAACGACATAGCGGGGGCGATCGCCTTGGACTCCACGGACAAAGAGGCATTGAGCACCCTGCCATTGAGCGAGATGGATGCCATTATCGTAACATTCGGTAAGGATTTCGGGACTTCCGTTCAGACCGTCGCTTTATTGAAGAGTCTGGATGCGGGCAAACTGATCGTGCGGGCGATCTCATCGATCCATGAGACTGTGATCCGTGCGATCGGGGTAAGCGAGATTATCACACCGGAAGAGGATTTCTCTACGATGTATACCTCCCAAGCGTCTTTAGGCGGCCTGTTCAGGCATTGGTATAAAGTAACCGATACGGAACATCTCTATAAGATCAAGACACCGGCCACTCTTGTCGGGCAAACCATCAAGAACATCGATTTCGAGGAGAATTTCGGTATCCATCTGATAGCGATCGAACGCCCTTACGAGAAAAAGAACCTGATCGGGCTCACACAGACAGAATACAAGGTTATCAGCCGCATCACCGAGGAATTGGTGATCGAGGCGGATGATCTACTGATCTTATTCGGGAAGATGGAGCTATTAAATAAAATAGCCAACATCTAA
- a CDS encoding 4Fe-4S dicluster domain-containing protein: MKKPNYLKGLRVVLAILIFVPILLFFVDFADVLPDNLHTLLHLQIMPAILGGMAGLVVFQFVLALLFGRIYCSVICPAGVLQDIINRVFCIGKKKKKGVRRFSYHKPMNILRYSILGLTFVLAVFGMIELCTLLDPYSNFGRIANNLFRPVVMWVNNLLADGLARMDNYTLYHVTISNVTVFGVISALVALLVFILMVVFRGRLFCNTLCPVGTLLSLISRYSFFRISFDKEACTHCGNCEHTCKAEAIDSKNLTVDTSRCVDCFNCVSSCAKGGLQYRFKPSFKKEAETARAQTDVIQQATAPNSRRTFLSAGATVAVSLPIVSTIAQGMEKGHGKGQHGQGKHGNKWPPIVPPGAISLERFKDVCTGCQICVTQCPSHVLRPTGLEYGFDYMLKPRIAYIDSYCNYECTVCSEVCPTHAIKPLTKEEKATTQVGIATFFINRCIVKTEGTDCGACSEHCPTQAVHMVPYEGTLTIPQVNPDLCIGCGGCESICPVRPMRAIIIKANEVHKFVEKPKEEEVKKVEIDDFGF, translated from the coding sequence ATGAAGAAGCCTAATTACTTAAAAGGATTGCGGGTCGTACTCGCGATCCTCATTTTCGTACCCATACTTTTATTCTTCGTTGATTTCGCCGATGTATTGCCGGACAACCTGCACACGTTGTTGCATCTCCAGATCATGCCCGCTATTTTAGGGGGGATGGCGGGGTTGGTAGTCTTCCAATTCGTATTGGCTTTATTGTTCGGCCGGATCTATTGCTCGGTTATTTGCCCGGCGGGCGTATTGCAAGATATTATCAACCGGGTTTTCTGTATCGGGAAGAAGAAAAAGAAAGGAGTACGCAGGTTCAGCTATCATAAGCCCATGAATATCTTACGGTACTCAATTCTCGGGCTTACATTCGTATTGGCTGTTTTCGGGATGATCGAATTATGTACGTTGCTAGATCCGTACAGTAACTTCGGCCGTATAGCGAACAACCTGTTCCGTCCGGTCGTCATGTGGGTCAATAACCTGCTGGCCGACGGATTGGCACGGATGGATAACTATACGCTTTATCACGTCACGATTAGCAACGTGACGGTATTCGGCGTGATATCCGCTTTGGTCGCGTTGCTCGTATTCATCCTCATGGTCGTATTCCGGGGAAGGTTGTTCTGCAATACGCTTTGCCCGGTAGGAACGCTGTTGAGCCTGATCTCCCGGTATTCGTTTTTCCGGATCTCCTTTGACAAAGAAGCTTGTACGCATTGTGGTAATTGCGAGCATACTTGTAAGGCGGAGGCGATCGACAGCAAGAACCTCACCGTAGATACCTCCCGTTGCGTAGATTGCTTCAACTGCGTGTCCTCGTGCGCTAAAGGAGGATTGCAATACCGTTTCAAGCCTTCCTTCAAGAAAGAAGCCGAAACAGCTCGCGCACAAACGGACGTGATCCAACAGGCTACCGCTCCGAACAGCCGCCGTACATTTCTCTCGGCAGGGGCTACCGTCGCGGTCTCCCTCCCGATCGTATCCACCATTGCCCAAGGAATGGAAAAAGGGCATGGCAAAGGGCAGCACGGGCAAGGTAAGCACGGCAATAAATGGCCCCCTATCGTACCGCCGGGAGCGATCAGCTTAGAACGTTTCAAGGATGTATGTACCGGATGCCAGATTTGCGTGACTCAATGCCCGAGTCATGTACTACGTCCCACGGGATTGGAGTATGGCTTTGATTATATGTTGAAACCCCGTATCGCTTACATCGACAGTTATTGCAATTACGAATGCACGGTCTGCTCGGAGGTTTGCCCCACGCACGCTATAAAGCCGCTTACCAAGGAAGAGAAAGCGACTACACAAGTGGGCATCGCCACCTTCTTCATCAACCGTTGTATCGTAAAGACGGAGGGGACGGATTGCGGGGCTTGTTCGGAGCACTGCCCTACCCAAGCCGTGCATATGGTTCCTTACGAGGGCACGCTGACCATCCCGCAAGTAAACCCCGATCTTTGCATCGGTTGTGGCGGCTGCGAATCGATCTGTCCCGTACGCCCGATGAGAGCGATCATCATCAAGGCGAACGAGGTACACAAGTTCGTGGAGAAGCCTAAAGAGGAAGAGGTGAAAAAGGTAGAAATAGATGACTTCGGATTCTAA
- a CDS encoding aldose 1-epimerase family protein, translating to MKTVSNQELTIRVSEHGAELSSIVANATGKEYLWQADPAFWKRHSPVLFPIVGSVWNTEYRNEGTVYPLSQHGFARDMDFTLIAEAENELRFALESTPDTLRAYPFPFLLEIGYRLEGNKVEVLWRVKNTGDKTMHFQIGAHPAFLYPNYEVDQPDRGYFAFDVKKDLVYRALVEKGCVGDVVRPVPLDVDGLLPLNIHTFDIDTFILEDSQIKRVDLLDVEKRPYLSLTFTAPVVGLWSPPTRNAPFVCIEPWYGRCDRVDYTGEYKDRDWVWHLEPGEVFDASYTIEIAGA from the coding sequence ATGAAGACAGTATCAAATCAAGAACTAACGATCCGTGTCTCCGAACATGGAGCGGAGTTGAGTAGTATCGTAGCGAACGCTACGGGAAAGGAGTATCTCTGGCAAGCGGACCCCGCTTTCTGGAAACGTCATTCCCCAGTATTGTTCCCGATCGTCGGGAGCGTATGGAATACCGAGTATCGGAACGAGGGAACCGTGTATCCGCTGTCGCAGCACGGCTTTGCACGGGATATGGATTTTACGTTGATCGCTGAGGCGGAGAACGAGTTGCGTTTCGCGCTGGAAAGTACCCCGGACACGCTGAGAGCCTATCCGTTCCCTTTCCTTCTGGAGATCGGGTATCGTTTGGAGGGCAATAAGGTGGAGGTGCTTTGGCGTGTGAAGAATACGGGAGATAAGACGATGCATTTCCAGATCGGCGCTCATCCGGCTTTCCTGTACCCGAATTATGAGGTGGATCAACCGGATCGAGGGTATTTCGCTTTCGATGTGAAAAAAGATCTCGTATACCGTGCGCTGGTGGAAAAAGGGTGCGTAGGGGACGTGGTTCGTCCGGTACCTTTGGATGTGGACGGCTTGCTGCCGTTGAATATCCATACGTTCGATATCGATACGTTTATCTTGGAAGATAGCCAGATTAAGCGGGTGGACTTATTGGATGTGGAGAAACGTCCGTACCTTTCGCTCACCTTTACGGCTCCGGTGGTAGGCTTATGGTCTCCGCCTACGAGAAACGCTCCGTTTGTCTGTATCGAACCTTGGTATGGGCGTTGCGACCGGGTGGATTATACGGGTGAGTATAAAGACCGGGATTGGGTATGGCATTTGGAACCGGGAGAGGTCTTCGATGCCTCCTATACGATAGAGATAGCGGGGGCTTGA
- a CDS encoding DUF362 domain-containing protein: protein MKRRDFLKTSVIASAALSLNFEGLQAALSTNTVAVEKAPDMVAVMGGEPEVMLDKALEALGGIGNFVKKGQKIVIKPNIGWDRSPELAGNTNPKLVKALVKKCLEAGASKVTVFDHTCDNWQKCYETSGIAEAVKEAGGIIMPANDEKYFKEVSIPGGVNLKSAKIHEALIEADAWINVPVLKNHGGAKMTCAMKNYMGIVWDRRFFHQNDLQQCIADICTWQKKPVLNIVDAYRIMHQNGPQGKSAADVATLKSLIASPNIVAIDTAALRLFNQVKKLDMAAVGHIGKGEALKLGTTNLDNVTIKRIKI, encoded by the coding sequence ATGAAACGTCGTGATTTTTTAAAGACCAGTGTCATCGCTAGCGCGGCTCTATCCTTAAATTTTGAAGGTCTGCAAGCGGCCCTTTCCACGAACACCGTAGCCGTAGAGAAGGCTCCCGATATGGTAGCAGTTATGGGTGGAGAGCCGGAGGTGATGCTAGATAAAGCCTTGGAAGCCCTTGGCGGTATCGGAAACTTCGTGAAGAAAGGACAAAAGATCGTGATCAAGCCGAATATCGGCTGGGACCGCTCTCCTGAATTGGCAGGTAATACGAACCCCAAATTAGTGAAAGCCTTGGTCAAAAAATGCTTGGAGGCCGGCGCCTCTAAAGTGACCGTATTCGACCACACCTGCGATAACTGGCAGAAATGCTACGAGACAAGCGGGATCGCCGAGGCCGTAAAAGAGGCCGGAGGTATCATCATGCCTGCCAACGATGAGAAATATTTTAAGGAAGTATCCATTCCGGGTGGCGTGAACCTGAAAAGCGCCAAGATCCATGAGGCCCTGATCGAGGCGGACGCATGGATCAACGTCCCCGTATTGAAGAACCATGGTGGGGCGAAGATGACTTGCGCCATGAAGAACTATATGGGAATCGTATGGGATCGCCGTTTCTTCCATCAAAATGATTTGCAACAATGCATCGCCGATATTTGCACTTGGCAAAAGAAACCGGTATTGAACATCGTGGACGCTTATCGTATCATGCACCAAAACGGCCCACAAGGAAAGAGCGCTGCCGATGTGGCTACCTTGAAATCCTTGATCGCTTCCCCGAATATCGTCGCTATCGACACCGCTGCCCTTCGCCTGTTCAACCAAGTGAAGAAGCTGGATATGGCCGCCGTAGGTCATATCGGTAAAGGCGAGGCTTTAAAGCTAGGTACGACGAATCTGGATAATGTCACGATCAAACGTATTAAGATATAA